DNA from Corvus moneduloides isolate bCorMon1 chromosome 8, bCorMon1.pri, whole genome shotgun sequence:
GGGAGTGAAGGTGTTAGGGCTGGGGGAACCCACCATAACATTCCTGGACAACCCTTCTTGGGTTTAATGGGTCCTACCCAACCCCTCATTCTCCCCTCTTTTCCTGGCAGAATGTGGAGAAGACCCTGATCCGCCCCATGGCCTTCAAGCCAGTGGTATCCAAGCTTCGGAATGCCCAGCCAGGCACACGCCTGGGGCTCTCGGAGAGCCAGGTGAGCCTCACCCACTTGCTGGGTGCTGAGAAGCCTGGCTCTCTGAGCTGCCGTGCCAGCACCCTCTCGGACTCGGGGCGCaactccctctccagcctgcccACCTACAGCACGGGCTGCAGCCAGCATCCAGAGGTGGGTGCCCTGCCGACCACCCCCCATGGCCCCCTCGACCCCCCAGGGGGCTGCCGCCCCTCCAACTCGGACAGCGGGCGCTCGTCCTCCAGCAAGAGCACGGGCTCGCTGAGTGGCCGGGGCCGGCCCTCCTCGGAGAGTGGCTCCTGCGGGCGCTCTCCACTGCCTGGTGAGGAGGCCATGCTGGTGCGGGAGCTGGAGGACAAGCTGCGGGAGAGGGAGGCCGAGCTGCGGCTCCTGCGTGACAGCCTGGACGAAAATGAGGTGGCCGTCTGCCAGGTATGTCCCTGGTGTCCGcatgtcctgtccctgtctcccTCCCTGGAGCACCTAGTGTGGACATACCCCCTTGTTGGGGGTAGGAACCTGCTTTGGGCACCCTTTACAGATCCTTGCAGGGGGATACCTTTTCCTGTGGATCTGGGTATGTGGGTTTTTCCCACCAGTTGGGTGGTCCTATGTAGTCCATGGGGGACCCTTGTATGGCCCATGGGACCAGTTGTACAGACTGGGATGCCTTATCTTGGGGTTCCCTTTTTTGAATGAGCCTGGGAcctgtggctgctccctgcttgtgatggagctggaggagccctATAGGCTTTGGGGGTGCTAACATGGGGGGCCCATCATGCAGATGACTAGGGGAGCACAAGGAGGTGTGTACCACCATATTGCACTCTTCCTGGACCCTTGCTCCATTTGGGGGAGATGTGCTGCCCCCTCCCTGTGATGCCAATCTTGGAGATGGCAGCTGAAGTGGGAGAGTGCCGTGCtgccctcccagcagctctgcatcccCTGGCCCAGGTGTTTGAAGAGAAGCAGCGTCGGtgtgagcaggagctggaggggctgcgGCAGCGTTGTGCGGCCCAGGCGCGGCAGGCGGCCCATGCAGCACATCGGGGGCAGCaggtcctgcagctccaggtgctgcagctgcagcaggagaagaagcagctgcaggaggactTGGCCCAGTTGCTGCAGGAGCGCGAACTGCTGGAGCGTCGCTGCGCCTCCTTCCAGCGGGAGCGCACCGAGCTGGCACCCCGGCTGGAGGAGACCAAGTGGGAGGTGAGtcacccagcagtgccagaggtGTCAGGGGGCGCAGGCTGTGGCTGGGGGGGTCCTGGCCAGCACCTGAACCCCATCATCCCCACAGGTGTGCCAGAAATCAGGGGAGATCTctctgctgaagcagcagctgaaggaagcaCAGGCGGAGCTGGCGCAGCggagtgctgagctgctggggctgcggGCTCAGCTGCGGGAGGCACGggcacagctgcaggcaggcGAGCGGcgggcacaggggctgcaggaggccaCCCGCCTCAAGGCGCTGGAGCTGGAGGTCTGTGCCAATGAACTGCAGCGCCGCAAGAGCGAGGCCGACCTCTTCCGTGCCAAAGCCGGCCGGCTCGAGCAGGAGGTGATGGGGCTGCGGGAAGCTGCCCGCGGGCGATGCCCCCCAGGCACCGGTGAAGGGTGCCCCCCACCTGGTGAGGGATGCCCCTCAGCCAGCGAGGAGCCCCGGGGCAGTGTGGGGCTGCGGCGGCAGCTGGAGCGGTTGCGTGCAGAGGTGGCCCTGGAGCGGCGGCgtgggcaggagcagcgggaTGCCTTCGAGCAGGAACGCGGCACGTGGCAGGGCGAGAAGGAGCGGGTCATCCGCTACCAGAAGCAGCTGCAATACAGCTACATCCAGATGTACCGGCGCAACCGGCGGCTCGAGCAGCGGCTCCAGCATCTCCGGCTTCAGGGCGAGGACCCCCTGCCCGAGCTCTGTGACCCACCTGACCCGCCCTTTGAGGAGATCACAGCCACCGAGATCTGAGATGCTGCCTGCCCTTGCCCCAGGCTTGGAGGGCTGAAGGGCCCTCCAGCCCCTGTGAttttgggagctgtggggctgtggggggcccctgctctcccccagctctgcaaacTGCTGGCACTGTGAAGGGGCAGAGGAGACCACAGgtgctgccccctccccagcattGAAGTTTTGGGGCGAGGGTGTATCAGTGCCCACCACAGGGAGGGGTGCCCGTGAGATATTGGGTCAGGTGGGTGCTGAGTCCTGGCCTTGGGGCCGCCCGGAACTGGTTTCTGCTGATCCTCTTAGCTCCGGGGGATTAGCAGCGCTGGCTTCAGCCAGGGTCACcttgggcagggggagggctgACTTGTCCCCTCCCTCTCATCCCTGCTGGCACTGTCACCCAGTCACTTGGCgtgtgccctgtccctgcccatgccagccTCCCTCACACCCCTTTGTGTGTTTGTCAGGGAATTCGTTTCTGTGCCATTTTAAATAACTCTATTTTTATAGGACTTACAAAAACATATCACCCCCTCCCAGCTCACACCCCACCAGTCTGTGCCCcctcacccctgccatggggcagCTTGCCCTCAGTGCCTTTCCCATGCCCTTGCCCCCAGCATCCCTCTgtttcccccccaaaaaagccagTGCCTCTGTGATGCCCAGCCTGCCAGGGGAGAGGGGCGTGGTGCTGCACGTGCcagctggggacaccctggggacacccctggggaTGGGCAGAGGTGGGGGGGCCCTGCTGGGCACCCGGGGAGGTCAAACCAAAGGAAAAGtctggctgtgcccagctgtggcttGGTCACCCCTGGCTCCAGGGGGGGAATTTTTGTACTTTATTTCAGTCATGTCTCGTTCCCAGAGCCTGGCTCGTCCGTGTACCACCCGGAAACGGCGATTAAAAACAAGcccctggctgtgttttttTCATGACTCTGTCTGCATGTCCAGAGCAGGGTCAGGGACCAACTCTCCTTCCCCTGTGTTGCCAGTGCTACTCTCCCTTGGGTCCTCCAGTGGGCAGCTGCTCCGTGCCCTTGGGGCAGGTCTGGCTCTCACCCCCTCTGGCTGCACTGAGACCAGCCACAGCTCAGTGCAGGAATGAGCCATCTGGCTCCTCTGGAACACAGCATGGCTCCTCAAATAGGGGGTGCAGCATCACTCTGGAGGTGGTCCAGGCACCCGCACCACCAGCTCCATGGGCTCCTTGGCTTTGTTGCGGTAGGCCTGGCGGATGATGTCCACAGCCCTCTGGTGCGTGACATTCTGCAGGCTCTCCCCGTCCACCGACACCAGCTCCTGCCCGGCCTGGGTCCCAGAAGGGAAGGCCGCGGGGTGAAGTGCAGCTACTTTTGGCGTGCTGGGGGACTGCCAGCAACCCAGCGGCACCAAGGGATGGGAGTGTCTGCCCACCCCCTGGCATGTGCTGGGACCCCCCCTACCTTGAGGATGCCACTGAGGAAAGCAGCTCCACCAGGGAAGATCTTCTCAATCTTCACCACTGGCTGCGCCCTTGACTCAATACCACCGGAGATGCTGATCCCTGCAAGGGAGCCACAAGACAATCACACCTGGGTAGACTGGGACCTCCACCTGCTCCCAAGCATGGCACCACCTTTCCCTGGGTAGCTGCACCTTTGTCTTGCCCTATTTGGTAGGTCCTGCAGAGATgaggggccagggcagggacagctctcATTTTGGAGGAATGCTCTGGGGTTTACTGCTTGCCAAGGAGGTGCCACCCATCCTACTGAGGCTGGTGCCAGAAGGGTCCTCACCCCACCCCTGGGGTCCCACCCATGTGCCACGCACCCATGTACCACCCACCCAGCGAGTGCTTCAGCTTGGAGAGGGTGACGGTGAGCAGATGAtactcttcctcctcctcttcctccttgccAGCATCTTCGGGGCCATTGGTAGCTGCCCCAGCCCTCGCTTCACCCCCTGGCCCCCCAAAGAGAGGGGCAAGAGGGGGCCGTGCCCGCTGGGGCTTCCCCAGCACTTCAGCCTCTCTGTCAGGCGCTGTCCTGGGGGGCTCCTTGCGCCAGGTGGCCCGGGGGCTGCGAGAGTGCCCATGCCCCTTGCCAGCGGGGggctcagccagcagccagTTGGGGGACTGCGGGCCAAGGGTGGGCAGGGGCCGGCTGGCGGAGGCGTAGGCATCCACTGGCACGTCAGGGAGTGGGGTGTAGGTGCGGGGGTGAGGCCGGcgggggctgggggaagctctTGGACGGGCTGGGCTcgcctgctgctccccagcttcCTCCGGCTCTGGAGTCCCTGCTGGCTTCAGCAGGAATCCACCCCGATAGTCTGCAATGAGAGGGGCTCAGGGATCTCCCCAGGGACCCACAGTCCTGCTCCGTGGGACCCCTGCCACACAGGCCTCCCATGAGTACCCCAAAGCCCTGGGTCCTATGCTACCTAGGGCCCCAGATCTTCCTCATCTAGGGACCCCCAGACACCCCAGCTCTCTGAAGGCACTCCATGTCCTCCTCCCCAAGAACCCCAGCACCCAAGATCCACAGATTGTGCTGCTCCCAGTCTTCCCAACACCCAGGGACACCAGATGCCT
Protein-coding regions in this window:
- the LZTS2 gene encoding leucine zipper putative tumor suppressor 2 isoform X2, whose translation is MAIVQTLPVPLEAVAEGATQLCAAARSPPAAMGSVGSLLPVRPRHDCASDGDPSTASFCKQEGLLRATPEEPRVSAPGVTHSYANGGFCGDWLDASSPISPCSDSDDLRDDQAPSDHLQGPPPKLVPVSGKLEENVEKTLIRPMAFKPVVSKLRNAQPGTRLGLSESQVSLTHLLGAEKPGSLSCRASTLSDSGRNSLSSLPTYSTGCSQHPEVGALPTTPHGPLDPPGGCRPSNSDSGRSSSSKSTGSLSGRGRPSSESGSCGRSPLPGEEAMLVRELEDKLREREAELRLLRDSLDENEVAVCQVFEEKQRRCEQELEGLRQRCAAQARQAAHAAHRGQQVLQLQVLQLQQEKKQLQEDLAQLLQERELLERRCASFQRERTELAPRLEETKWEVCQKSGEISLLKQQLKEAQAELAQRSAELLGLRAQLREARAQLQAGERRAQGLQEATRLKALELEVCANELQRRKSEADLFRAKAGRLEQEVMGLREAARGRCPPGTGEGCPPPGEGCPSASEEPRGSVGLRRQLERLRAEVALERRRGQEQRDAFEQERGTWQGEKERVIRYQKQLQYSYIQMYRRNRRLEQRLQHLRLQGEDPLPELCDPPDPPFEEITATEI
- the LZTS2 gene encoding leucine zipper putative tumor suppressor 2 isoform X1, which translates into the protein MADEGPGEAEGSAEQCSRCGGPSGPDGWAAAGEAACVPLPAGGPPAMAIVQTLPVPLEAVAEGATQLCAAARSPPAAMGSVGSLLPVRPRHDCASDGDPSTASFCKQEGLLRATPEEPRVSAPGVTHSYANGGFCGDWLDASSPISPCSDSDDLRDDQAPSDHLQGPPPKLVPVSGKLEENVEKTLIRPMAFKPVVSKLRNAQPGTRLGLSESQVSLTHLLGAEKPGSLSCRASTLSDSGRNSLSSLPTYSTGCSQHPEVGALPTTPHGPLDPPGGCRPSNSDSGRSSSSKSTGSLSGRGRPSSESGSCGRSPLPGEEAMLVRELEDKLREREAELRLLRDSLDENEVAVCQVFEEKQRRCEQELEGLRQRCAAQARQAAHAAHRGQQVLQLQVLQLQQEKKQLQEDLAQLLQERELLERRCASFQRERTELAPRLEETKWEVCQKSGEISLLKQQLKEAQAELAQRSAELLGLRAQLREARAQLQAGERRAQGLQEATRLKALELEVCANELQRRKSEADLFRAKAGRLEQEVMGLREAARGRCPPGTGEGCPPPGEGCPSASEEPRGSVGLRRQLERLRAEVALERRRGQEQRDAFEQERGTWQGEKERVIRYQKQLQYSYIQMYRRNRRLEQRLQHLRLQGEDPLPELCDPPDPPFEEITATEI